In Aquimarina spinulae, a single window of DNA contains:
- the gldN gene encoding gliding motility protein GldN, whose translation MNLRNFVLTVFGLLVSSLSFGQANVLNANNPDEIGKKTQEQILYDNDRPLEYGYVDKRDVLWAKTTWETIDLDERINFPLYYPIDTFNIGANRRSLYDVLVTNIKNGKIKNIYSDSYFTETRTFEDLQSTMSKIDTTDLGFEQYNAGEEVDPQYINRRDITSADISEYKIRGYWYFDKRLGELRYRLLGLAPVAPDVNFIDDDEPDMVALFWIWYPDAREIFHNAMAFNRKNTSMPFTYDHILNARRFNSVIYKEDNIQGDREIKDYVIDNALMQLLESERIKESIRNFEMDMWSY comes from the coding sequence ATGAATTTGAGAAATTTTGTATTAACCGTTTTTGGTCTATTGGTTTCTTCTCTTTCTTTCGGGCAGGCAAATGTTTTAAATGCCAATAATCCTGATGAGATTGGAAAGAAAACTCAAGAACAGATTTTATATGACAATGATCGTCCCTTAGAGTACGGATATGTAGATAAACGTGATGTATTGTGGGCAAAAACCACTTGGGAAACTATTGACCTTGATGAGCGAATAAATTTCCCATTGTACTATCCTATTGATACATTTAATATTGGTGCCAATCGTCGATCTTTATATGATGTATTGGTGACAAATATCAAAAACGGAAAAATCAAAAATATTTATTCAGATTCATATTTTACTGAGACACGTACTTTTGAAGATCTTCAGTCTACAATGTCTAAAATCGATACTACCGATTTGGGATTTGAGCAGTATAATGCTGGAGAAGAAGTAGATCCTCAGTATATTAACAGAAGAGATATTACTTCTGCAGATATATCAGAATATAAAATAAGAGGATATTGGTATTTTGATAAAAGACTAGGAGAATTAAGATACAGATTGCTTGGATTAGCACCTGTAGCACCCGATGTTAACTTTATCGATGATGATGAACCAGATATGGTAGCATTATTCTGGATATGGTATCCTGATGCCAGAGAAATATTTCATAATGCAATGGCATTTAATAGGAAAAATACATCAATGCCTTTTACGTATGATCATATCCTTAATGCAAGACGCTTTAATTCTGTAATTTATAAAGAAGATAATATTCAAGGTGACCGCGAAATTAAAGATTACGTTATTGATAACGCCTTGATGCAACTTCTTGAAAGTGAAAGGATTAAGGAGAGTATTCGAAATTTTGAAATGGATATGTGGAGTTATTAA
- the gldM gene encoding gliding motility protein GldM, translated as MAGGKLSPRQKMINLMYLVFIAMMALNMSKEVLTAFGLMSEKLTESNELATQRNTGFMAGLAEKVSEQPEKYTPLKEKADQISVLSNEFNSYLDQLKAELVDDREDPTDYETMDRPDRLDQKFFEGGKVTAGAQEFLDKITKYRDGVSAAIKEVKEVDASVADDVIKTFSTNDVKDRSGVTKKWLNYNFEGFPLVASLTKLTQMQADVKTTESKVLSALLAGQQASELSFSNYEAIVVADKTAFFSGESFKGRIVLGRFDATLKPTKVTVNGKEQTEVTNGQIMLDFPAGNVGERDVAGELQFKEGDSTVTIPIKSSYTVIPRPNSAVISADKMNVVYRGVNNPMTISIPGVPAVNASAPGLRKVGGAGKYMMNVTAVKAREVNIKVSGKLANGTTVSDSKKFRIKGIPRPVGTVRGEDGAIKMARNALEISSVGAILPDFDFDIKLKVTGFKFKVEGQPTVSVPGGRLNAKAKSALRKAKRGSSVQIIDIKARLANSSGYKLKKISPVIIELTN; from the coding sequence ATGGCAGGAGGAAAATTATCCCCAAGGCAGAAGATGATTAACCTGATGTACTTGGTTTTCATCGCGATGATGGCATTAAATATGTCAAAAGAAGTATTAACTGCATTTGGTTTAATGTCAGAAAAATTGACAGAATCAAATGAGTTGGCTACTCAACGAAATACTGGATTTATGGCAGGTCTGGCCGAAAAGGTTTCAGAACAGCCAGAAAAATATACCCCATTAAAAGAAAAAGCAGATCAGATAAGTGTTTTATCTAATGAGTTTAACTCATATCTAGATCAACTTAAAGCAGAATTGGTTGACGATAGAGAAGATCCTACGGATTATGAAACTATGGATAGACCAGATAGATTAGACCAAAAGTTTTTTGAAGGTGGTAAGGTTACTGCCGGGGCTCAGGAATTTTTGGATAAAATCACAAAATACAGAGATGGTGTATCTGCTGCAATCAAAGAAGTAAAAGAAGTAGATGCTTCGGTTGCTGATGATGTGATTAAAACCTTTTCTACAAATGATGTAAAAGACAGATCAGGAGTAACTAAAAAATGGTTAAACTATAACTTTGAAGGATTTCCTTTGGTTGCTTCTTTAACTAAGCTTACTCAAATGCAAGCCGATGTTAAAACAACAGAAAGTAAAGTGCTTTCAGCTTTATTAGCTGGACAACAAGCATCTGAACTTTCTTTTAGTAACTATGAGGCGATTGTAGTTGCAGATAAAACAGCTTTCTTTAGTGGAGAAAGTTTTAAAGGTAGAATCGTTCTTGGACGTTTTGATGCTACACTAAAACCAACCAAAGTAACGGTTAATGGTAAAGAGCAAACAGAAGTTACAAACGGACAAATTATGTTAGATTTCCCTGCAGGAAATGTTGGAGAAAGAGATGTGGCTGGAGAACTTCAATTTAAAGAAGGAGATTCTACAGTAACGATTCCGATTAAGAGTTCATATACTGTAATTCCTAGACCAAATTCTGCTGTAATTTCTGCAGATAAAATGAATGTGGTGTATCGTGGAGTTAATAACCCAATGACAATTTCTATTCCTGGTGTACCAGCTGTAAATGCTTCTGCCCCTGGATTAAGAAAAGTTGGAGGAGCAGGAAAATATATGATGAATGTTACTGCTGTAAAAGCTCGTGAAGTTAATATCAAAGTTAGTGGTAAACTAGCAAATGGTACTACAGTAAGTGATAGTAAGAAATTTAGAATTAAAGGTATACCAAGACCTGTAGGAACAGTACGTGGTGAAGATGGAGCAATCAAAATGGCAAGAAATGCCTTAGAAATTTCATCTGTAGGTGCTATTCTGCCTGATTTTGACTTTGATATTAAATTGAAAGTTACTGGATTTAAATTTAAAGTAGAAGGACAGCCAACTGTAAGTGTTCCTGGAGGAAGGCTTAATGCTAAAGCAAAATCAGCTTTGCGTAAAGCAAAAAGAGGTTCTTCTGTTCAAATTATTGATATAAAAGCACGGTTAGCTAATAGCTCTGGATATAAATTGAAAAAAATATCTCCGGTTATTATTGAGTTAACGAATTAA
- the gldL gene encoding gliding motility protein GldL, with protein sequence MANSKASKKLMNMVYGLGAAVVILGALFKIMHWPFGNEMLIVGLITEALVFTVSAFEPVDNDLDWSLVYPELAGGNKKDKKEKETPEGLLSQKLDDMLKEARLDTNLMSSLGDSIRNFEGAARNLGPTTDAIEGTKKYSEEMASAASHLESLNSLYKVQLESSARQAEANQAIAENATKLQSQMESLASNLSSLNGVYGGMLTAMNRS encoded by the coding sequence ATGGCAAATTCAAAAGCAAGCAAGAAATTAATGAACATGGTCTACGGTCTGGGAGCAGCCGTTGTAATATTAGGTGCACTTTTTAAAATTATGCACTGGCCATTTGGTAATGAAATGCTTATTGTTGGTTTGATCACAGAAGCATTAGTATTTACTGTTTCTGCATTCGAACCTGTAGATAATGATCTAGATTGGTCTCTAGTGTATCCTGAATTAGCAGGAGGAAACAAAAAAGACAAAAAAGAGAAAGAAACTCCAGAAGGATTATTGTCTCAAAAATTAGACGATATGCTTAAGGAAGCTAGACTCGATACTAATCTTATGAGTAGTCTTGGTGATAGTATTCGTAATTTTGAAGGAGCAGCAAGAAACCTTGGCCCAACAACAGATGCTATAGAAGGAACTAAAAAATATAGTGAAGAGATGGCAAGTGCAGCGTCGCACCTTGAATCTTTAAATAGCTTATACAAAGTTCAGTTAGAATCTTCTGCACGTCAGGCTGAAGCTAACCAGGCTATTGCCGAAAATGCAACTAAGCTTCAAAGTCAAATGGAAAGCCTTGCTAGTAACCTTTCTTCGCTTAATGGAGTATATGGTGGTATGTTAACTGCAATGAACAGAAGTTAA
- the gldK gene encoding gliding motility lipoprotein GldK produces MKKFVSLFAILAMLYSCGGGNRGELVGAQGKKWHPQKPYGMALIPGGSFIMGKSDDDKAALANAPTRMVTVRSFYMDETEVTNSEYRQFVNWVRDSVIRMRLAIMADELGKTPGDDGIGEFAFLDADTENMSVYEKYMYDNYSGTGETGYEGRKLNKDVDIEWDINDYPDEFYAEVMDTMYIPLEESYNGRRTLDVSKFEFRFTWMDIQAAARARKGGRKDFVKEEVIKVYPDTTVWIKDFNYSYNEPMHNDYFWHSAYDDYPVVGVSWEQARAFCRWRTIEKNTYQKKKGKEFVNYFRLPTEAEWEYAARGGLESATYPWGGPYALNDRGCFLANFKPLRGNYAADNFLYTVEAKTFDPNDYNLYNMAGNVSEWVQSSYDPAAYEYVSSMNPNVNDDENKRKVVRGGSWKDVAYFLQVSTRDYEYADSARSFIGFRTVQDYMGTESTGEANTQNQN; encoded by the coding sequence ATGAAGAAATTTGTATCACTCTTTGCTATTTTAGCAATGCTCTACAGTTGTGGTGGTGGAAACCGAGGAGAACTGGTAGGAGCACAAGGGAAAAAATGGCACCCGCAAAAACCATATGGTATGGCCCTCATCCCCGGAGGTTCATTTATTATGGGTAAGTCGGATGATGATAAAGCAGCACTTGCAAATGCCCCTACAAGAATGGTTACGGTTCGTTCTTTTTACATGGATGAAACTGAGGTGACTAATAGCGAGTATAGACAATTTGTAAATTGGGTTCGCGATTCTGTTATTAGGATGAGGCTAGCAATAATGGCTGATGAGCTGGGTAAGACCCCAGGTGATGACGGTATTGGAGAATTTGCATTCCTGGATGCTGATACCGAAAACATGTCCGTCTATGAAAAATATATGTACGATAACTATAGTGGTACAGGAGAAACTGGCTACGAAGGTAGAAAACTTAATAAGGATGTAGATATCGAATGGGATATAAATGATTATCCCGATGAGTTTTATGCCGAAGTTATGGATACTATGTATATTCCTCTAGAAGAATCTTATAATGGTAGACGTACTTTAGATGTAAGTAAATTTGAATTCAGATTTACATGGATGGATATTCAGGCAGCTGCACGTGCTAGAAAAGGAGGAAGAAAAGATTTTGTAAAAGAAGAAGTTATAAAAGTATATCCAGACACTACAGTTTGGATCAAGGATTTTAACTACTCATATAATGAGCCTATGCATAATGACTATTTTTGGCATAGTGCATATGATGACTACCCGGTAGTAGGTGTTTCTTGGGAACAAGCTAGAGCCTTCTGTCGTTGGAGAACTATCGAGAAAAATACCTACCAAAAGAAAAAAGGTAAAGAATTTGTGAATTACTTCAGACTGCCTACAGAGGCAGAATGGGAGTATGCCGCTAGAGGAGGCCTCGAGTCAGCTACGTATCCATGGGGAGGCCCATATGCGTTAAATGATAGAGGTTGCTTCTTAGCAAACTTTAAGCCTCTTAGAGGAAACTACGCAGCAGATAACTTTTTATATACTGTAGAAGCCAAAACATTCGACCCTAATGATTATAACCTATATAACATGGCCGGTAATGTTTCTGAGTGGGTACAGTCGTCTTATGATCCCGCAGCTTACGAGTATGTGTCATCAATGAACCCAAATGTCAATGATGATGAAAACAAACGTAAAGTTGTACGTGGAGGATCCTGGAAAGATGTTGCTTACTTCCTACAGGTAAGTACCAGAGATTACGAATACGCAGATTCTGCGAGGAGTTTTATCGGATTTAGAACAGTTCAGGACTACATGGGTACTGAATCGACTGGAGAAGCTAATACTCAAAATCAAAACTAA
- a CDS encoding formimidoylglutamase: protein MSFEFLIPVSDLVTAHTNLLSEHALGNQIKIHTTASGVPDLEKIDVAILGIRENRNDINFLGENLNFDTIRKSLYELYPGNWSTNMVDLGDITPGNEVSDTYYLVQEVLSALLVKNIIPIIIGGSQDLVYAQYRSFDILERMVNLVNVDSKFDLGNSSKPITNTSFVGKIIVEQPYNLFNYSNIGYQTYFNTQEEIDLIEKLYFDAYRLGEVISDVTVVEPIMRDADIVSIDLGVINSTSLSGYAASPNGFDGREICAISRYAGISDKVKSFGIYEFKNFKNEETASLLIAQMIWYFVEGINYRSNEIDIKNLKSTLHYNVPIEDEILSFYKSIMTGRWWIEIPFISSGNNKLKRHTLLPCTYNDYERACNQEIPERWYKAKQKNEV, encoded by the coding sequence ATGTCTTTCGAATTTCTTATACCAGTTAGTGATTTAGTTACTGCTCATACTAATTTACTTTCTGAACATGCATTAGGAAATCAAATTAAAATTCATACAACAGCTAGCGGAGTACCTGATCTGGAAAAAATAGATGTTGCTATTCTCGGTATTCGTGAGAATAGGAATGATATTAATTTTTTGGGTGAAAACTTAAATTTTGATACTATTCGTAAATCGTTATACGAGCTTTATCCCGGTAACTGGAGTACTAATATGGTGGATCTGGGAGATATCACTCCAGGTAATGAAGTTAGCGATACTTACTATTTGGTGCAGGAAGTATTGTCTGCATTATTGGTAAAAAATATTATCCCTATCATTATAGGGGGGAGTCAAGATTTAGTCTATGCGCAATATAGATCATTCGATATTTTAGAGCGAATGGTGAATTTGGTTAACGTAGATAGTAAATTTGACTTAGGAAATTCTTCTAAGCCGATTACGAATACTTCATTTGTAGGCAAAATTATTGTAGAACAACCGTATAACTTGTTTAACTATAGTAATATAGGGTATCAAACGTATTTTAATACTCAAGAAGAAATTGATCTGATAGAAAAATTATATTTTGATGCGTATCGTTTGGGAGAGGTTATTTCAGATGTAACTGTTGTAGAGCCAATTATGCGAGATGCCGATATTGTTTCTATAGATTTAGGAGTTATTAATTCTACAAGCTTAAGTGGGTATGCTGCTTCTCCTAATGGTTTTGATGGTCGCGAAATTTGTGCGATTTCGAGATATGCAGGAATAAGTGATAAGGTTAAAAGTTTTGGAATTTATGAATTTAAAAACTTTAAAAACGAAGAAACGGCTTCCTTATTGATTGCTCAGATGATATGGTATTTTGTAGAAGGAATCAATTACAGATCTAACGAAATTGATATTAAAAATTTAAAAAGTACACTGCATTATAATGTGCCGATAGAAGACGAAATTTTGTCTTTTTATAAAAGTATTATGACCGGAAGATGGTGGATAGAAATACCATTTATTTCATCTGGTAATAATAAATTGAAAAGACATACGTTATTACCTTGCACATACAACGATTATGAGCGTGCTTGTAATCAAGAAATACCTGAAAGATGGTATAAGGCAAAACAAAAAAACGAAGTTTAA
- the topA gene encoding type I DNA topoisomerase, protein MAKNLVIVESPAKAKTIEKFLGKEYTVASSFGHIADLPSKELGVDVEGDFKPKYIISKDKKDVVKKLKDLSKNADMVWLASDEDREGEAIAWHLAETLKLDKDRTRRIVFHEITKNAILKAIENPRSIDYNLVNAQQARRVLDRLVGYELSPVLWRKVKGGLSAGRVQSVSVRLIVERERDILGFKPEASYRIDAEFSNQAGKSFKAKLPKNFKTKEEAEAFLKKNLGASFKVADLSTKPAKKSPAPPFTTSTLQQEASRKLYFSVSKTMTMAQRLYEAGLITYMRTDSVNLSTEAQNGAKAEIDSAYGSEYSNPRQYKGKSKGAQEAHEAIRPTDFSRHSVNVDYDQQRLYELIWKRAIASQMSDARLERTNVKIDANTHKEQFAANGEVIKFEGFLKVYLEGNDDEDEEQEGILPAMKVQESLFNNYISATERFTRAPGRYTEASLVKKLEELGIGRPSTYAPTISTIQNRNYVEKGAKEGEVRNYIQMILSGDAVNEKKLSEKVGSDKGKLIPTDVGMVVNDFLVNHFASILDYNFTAKVEQDFDEIAEGQEDWTHVMKEFYQEFHPRVEDVSQNAEREVGERILGEDPATGKVVSVRLGKFGPMVQIGTADDEDKPKFASLPPGQTLSGITYEEAMDLFQLPKELGVYKGETIVVNNGRFGPYVRFGEKFVSLEKGEDPLSTSLDRAIELIDAKEKADAPIYVYENLPVQKGKGRFGPFIKWNGMFINVNKKYDFDNLSDDDIVSLIEEKKQKEIDKVIHNWEEEGIRVEKARWGRSNIIKGKVKIELPKTVDASKLTLDKVKDLIEKNAPKKKTAAKKKTTKKTTKKK, encoded by the coding sequence ATGGCTAAGAATTTAGTGATTGTGGAGTCGCCTGCTAAGGCCAAAACGATAGAAAAGTTTCTTGGAAAAGAATATACAGTTGCATCCAGTTTTGGACATATTGCAGATTTACCTTCCAAAGAATTAGGGGTTGATGTCGAAGGGGATTTTAAGCCCAAATACATTATTTCCAAGGATAAGAAAGATGTTGTGAAAAAGCTAAAAGATCTTTCTAAGAATGCTGATATGGTATGGCTGGCAAGTGATGAGGATCGAGAAGGAGAGGCTATTGCATGGCATCTTGCAGAAACTCTTAAATTAGATAAAGATAGAACACGTCGTATTGTTTTTCATGAGATTACTAAAAATGCTATTCTTAAAGCAATAGAGAATCCTCGCTCTATAGATTACAACCTTGTAAATGCGCAACAGGCCAGACGTGTTTTGGATCGTTTGGTTGGGTATGAACTGTCTCCTGTGTTATGGAGAAAGGTAAAAGGAGGGTTATCTGCAGGAAGAGTGCAATCTGTTTCAGTACGATTGATAGTAGAACGAGAGCGTGATATTTTGGGTTTTAAACCTGAAGCTTCATATAGAATTGATGCAGAGTTTTCTAATCAGGCCGGTAAATCTTTTAAAGCTAAGCTTCCTAAAAATTTTAAAACCAAAGAAGAAGCAGAAGCATTTTTAAAGAAAAACCTAGGAGCATCGTTTAAGGTAGCAGATCTTTCTACAAAACCTGCAAAAAAATCACCAGCTCCGCCATTTACAACATCAACATTACAGCAAGAAGCTTCAAGAAAATTGTACTTCTCTGTGAGTAAAACAATGACGATGGCGCAACGATTGTATGAAGCAGGTTTGATTACTTATATGAGAACAGATAGTGTTAATCTATCTACAGAAGCTCAAAATGGTGCAAAGGCAGAAATTGATTCGGCTTATGGTAGTGAGTATAGCAATCCAAGACAATATAAAGGGAAATCTAAAGGAGCACAAGAAGCTCACGAAGCAATACGCCCTACAGATTTTTCAAGACATAGTGTAAATGTTGATTATGATCAACAACGTTTGTACGAATTGATTTGGAAACGAGCTATTGCTTCGCAAATGAGTGATGCCAGATTAGAAAGAACTAATGTAAAGATTGATGCTAATACACATAAAGAACAATTTGCTGCCAATGGCGAAGTGATAAAGTTCGAAGGCTTTTTGAAAGTATACTTAGAAGGAAATGATGATGAGGATGAAGAACAAGAAGGAATCCTTCCTGCAATGAAAGTGCAAGAAAGCTTGTTTAATAATTATATTTCTGCAACAGAAAGATTTACAAGAGCACCAGGGCGATATACAGAAGCTTCGTTGGTTAAAAAATTAGAAGAACTGGGAATAGGAAGACCATCAACATATGCTCCTACGATTTCTACAATTCAGAATAGAAACTACGTAGAAAAAGGAGCTAAAGAAGGAGAGGTTCGTAATTATATTCAAATGATTCTCTCGGGAGATGCTGTGAACGAGAAAAAACTATCTGAGAAAGTAGGTAGCGATAAAGGGAAATTAATCCCAACCGATGTAGGGATGGTTGTAAATGATTTTTTGGTAAATCATTTTGCTTCAATTCTTGATTATAATTTTACTGCAAAAGTAGAGCAGGATTTTGATGAAATAGCAGAAGGTCAGGAAGATTGGACTCATGTGATGAAAGAATTTTATCAAGAGTTTCATCCAAGAGTAGAGGATGTATCGCAGAATGCAGAGCGAGAAGTGGGAGAGCGTATTTTGGGAGAAGATCCGGCTACAGGTAAGGTGGTAAGTGTGCGATTAGGTAAATTTGGACCAATGGTTCAGATAGGTACTGCCGATGATGAAGACAAACCAAAATTTGCTAGTTTACCTCCTGGACAAACATTAAGTGGTATTACCTATGAAGAAGCAATGGATTTGTTTCAGCTGCCAAAAGAACTTGGTGTGTATAAAGGAGAAACTATTGTAGTTAATAATGGTCGTTTTGGACCCTATGTGCGTTTTGGTGAAAAATTTGTTTCCTTAGAAAAAGGAGAAGATCCGTTAAGCACTTCTTTGGATAGGGCTATCGAATTAATCGATGCTAAAGAAAAAGCTGATGCTCCTATATATGTATATGAAAACCTTCCTGTTCAAAAAGGAAAAGGTCGATTTGGCCCCTTTATTAAGTGGAACGGAATGTTTATTAATGTAAATAAGAAGTATGACTTTGATAATCTATCTGATGATGATATCGTGTCACTTATAGAAGAGAAGAAGCAAAAAGAAATTGATAAGGTTATTCATAATTGGGAAGAAGAAGGGATTCGAGTTGAAAAAGCCAGATGGGGTCGTAGTAATATCATAAAAGGTAAAGTTAAAATTGAACTGCCCAAGACCGTTGATGCTTCAAAATTAACGTTGGATAAAGTAAAAGATCTCATAGAGAAAAATGCTCCCAAGAAAAAGACTGCAGCAAAAAAGAAAACTACAAAAAAGACCACTAAAAAGAAATAA
- the miaB gene encoding tRNA (N6-isopentenyl adenosine(37)-C2)-methylthiotransferase MiaB — translation MEKIIDESIQGQSLALDQNKENKRKLFIESYGCQMNFSDSEIVASILAKEGFNTTQHLEDADLVLVNTCSIREKAEQTVRKRLEKYNAVKRINPGMKVGVLGCMAERLKSKFLEEEKIVDLVVGPDAYKDLPNLIEEVDAGRNAVNVVLSKEETYGDIAPVRLQSNGVSAFVSITRGCDNMCTFCVVPFTRGRERSRDPQSISKEIDDLVAQNFKEITLLGQNVDSYLWYGGGLKKDFEKASDFQKATAVDFAKLLDMTAQRHPKLRIRFSTSNPQDMTLDVIEIMAKHKNICKHIHLPIQSGSDRILKEMNRLHTRQEYMDLIDNIKQIIPDCSITQDMIIGFPTETEEDHQDTLSLLEYVKYEHGYMYAYSERPGTLAERKLEDDVPEDVKKRRLAEVIALQRTHCAYRHQSYIGQTFEVLIEKESKKSDQHWSGRTTKNIVAIFPKGEYQIGDFVMVRIDECTSATLLGEAIGYSDNN, via the coding sequence ATGGAGAAGATTATTGACGAAAGTATACAGGGACAGTCACTTGCTCTTGATCAGAACAAAGAAAATAAACGTAAGCTTTTTATAGAAAGTTACGGTTGCCAGATGAATTTTAGTGATAGTGAAATTGTTGCTTCCATTCTGGCCAAAGAAGGTTTTAACACCACACAACATCTTGAAGATGCTGATTTGGTATTGGTAAACACTTGTTCTATTAGAGAAAAAGCCGAACAAACAGTTAGAAAAAGACTAGAAAAGTATAATGCAGTAAAAAGAATCAATCCAGGAATGAAAGTTGGAGTTCTGGGGTGTATGGCAGAACGCCTAAAAAGTAAATTCCTTGAAGAAGAAAAAATAGTTGATCTTGTTGTTGGGCCAGATGCATATAAAGACCTCCCCAACCTGATCGAAGAAGTAGATGCAGGACGTAATGCGGTTAATGTTGTCCTTTCTAAAGAAGAAACTTATGGTGATATTGCACCTGTTCGTTTACAAAGCAATGGCGTCTCTGCTTTTGTATCTATTACTCGTGGTTGTGATAACATGTGTACGTTTTGTGTAGTGCCATTTACCAGAGGTAGAGAACGCAGTCGCGACCCCCAAAGCATCTCAAAAGAAATCGATGACCTGGTAGCTCAAAATTTTAAGGAAATCACTCTACTAGGACAAAATGTAGATAGTTATTTATGGTATGGTGGTGGCCTGAAAAAAGATTTTGAAAAAGCTAGTGATTTTCAAAAAGCTACAGCAGTAGATTTTGCCAAACTGCTGGATATGACAGCCCAGAGACATCCAAAATTACGCATTCGTTTTTCTACATCTAATCCTCAGGATATGACATTAGATGTGATAGAAATTATGGCAAAACATAAAAATATCTGTAAGCATATCCATCTCCCTATACAAAGTGGTAGTGATCGTATTCTTAAAGAAATGAATCGCTTACATACGCGACAAGAGTATATGGATTTGATTGATAATATTAAACAAATAATCCCGGATTGCTCAATTACTCAGGATATGATTATTGGTTTTCCTACAGAAACAGAAGAAGATCATCAAGATACATTGTCTCTATTAGAATATGTAAAATATGAGCATGGATATATGTACGCTTATTCTGAAAGACCAGGAACACTTGCCGAGCGTAAATTAGAAGATGATGTTCCCGAAGATGTAAAAAAGCGAAGACTCGCAGAAGTTATTGCTCTACAACGAACGCACTGTGCCTATAGACATCAAAGTTATATCGGACAAACTTTTGAAGTATTAATTGAAAAAGAATCTAAAAAATCTGATCAGCATTGGAGCGGGAGAACTACAAAAAATATTGTAGCTATATTCCCAAAAGGAGAATATCAAATAGGAGATTTTGTAATGGTTCGTATCGATGAGTGTACCAGTGCAACCTTACTTGGTGAAGCAATTGGATATTCTGACAATAATTAA
- a CDS encoding sigma-54-dependent transcriptional regulator, translated as MESIQAIKQRFGIIGNDPKLNRAVEKAIQVAPTDISVLVTGESGVGKESIPKIIHSLSHRKHGKYIAVNCGAIPEGTIDSELFGHEKGAFTGATQTRNGYFEVADGGTIFLDEVGELPLTTQVRLLRVLENGEFIKVGSSKVQKTDVRIVAATNVNMFDAIKKGKFREDLYYRLSTVEILLPPLRDRKEDIHLLFRKFASDFATKYKMPTIRLSEDAVILLEKYHWSGNIRQLRNIAEQISVLEQNRTITGATLHGYLPNIGSNLPAVISADKKESDFSNEREILYKVLFDMKSDLNDLKKLTMELMQSGNTQQVQKDNERLIQKIYQEKEKETHFEEPPRPATTSEVLEIPPQIAIQRQEDDKYHFAEEIEEEETLSLHDKELELIKKSLERHRGKRKAAAEELGISERTLYRKIKQYDL; from the coding sequence ATGGAATCAATTCAAGCCATAAAACAACGATTCGGAATCATAGGAAACGATCCTAAGTTAAACCGTGCTGTGGAAAAAGCGATCCAGGTAGCTCCTACCGATATTTCGGTTTTAGTAACCGGAGAAAGTGGTGTAGGTAAAGAAAGTATTCCTAAAATTATACACTCTCTGTCTCATCGTAAACACGGTAAGTACATTGCTGTAAACTGTGGAGCAATACCCGAAGGCACAATAGATAGTGAGCTTTTTGGTCACGAAAAAGGAGCCTTTACAGGAGCTACACAAACCCGAAATGGTTATTTTGAAGTAGCCGATGGCGGAACGATATTCTTAGATGAAGTAGGAGAATTACCGCTTACTACACAAGTGCGTTTATTAAGAGTATTAGAGAATGGTGAATTTATTAAAGTAGGATCGTCAAAAGTTCAAAAAACAGATGTTCGTATTGTAGCAGCCACCAATGTTAATATGTTTGATGCAATTAAGAAAGGTAAATTCAGAGAAGATCTTTACTATCGCCTTAGTACAGTAGAAATCCTTTTACCTCCACTTAGAGATCGTAAAGAAGATATTCATTTACTATTCAGAAAATTCGCTTCCGACTTTGCTACCAAATATAAGATGCCTACAATTCGGTTAAGTGAGGATGCGGTTATCTTACTAGAAAAATACCACTGGAGTGGTAATATCAGACAATTGCGCAACATTGCAGAGCAAATTTCAGTCCTTGAACAAAACAGAACGATAACAGGAGCTACCTTACATGGGTACCTACCTAATATCGGAAGTAATTTACCCGCAGTGATTTCTGCAGATAAAAAAGAAAGTGATTTCAGTAACGAAAGAGAAATATTATACAAAGTGCTTTTTGATATGAAAAGTGATCTTAATGATCTCAAAAAACTAACCATGGAGCTAATGCAAAGTGGTAATACACAACAAGTACAAAAAGATAATGAAAGGTTAATTCAAAAAATTTATCAGGAGAAGGAAAAAGAAACACATTTTGAAGAACCTCCGAGACCAGCAACAACCTCTGAAGTGCTCGAAATACCGCCTCAAATTGCAATTCAGCGACAAGAAGATGATAAATACCATTTTGCTGAAGAAATTGAAGAAGAAGAAACATTATCATTGCATGATAAAGAACTGGAATTGATTAAAAAATCTCTAGAACGTCATAGAGGTAAACGTAAAGCAGCGGCAGAAGAATTAGGAATTAGTGAACGCACCTTATACAGAAAAATAAAACAATACGATTTATAA